One window from the genome of Candidatus Zixiibacteriota bacterium encodes:
- a CDS encoding O-methyltransferase: protein MVEQATDLFAKVHRYLEEIAPPRPPVMREMEAYAAEHGFPIVGPLVGRFLYQLAMLTKARRVMELGSGFGYSAYWFSLAMGGRGEIVMTDADRRNKRRANDYFMRAGLESRFDFQVGNALRLLERQDGPFDIVFNDVDKEDYPRTIELAAPRLRKGGLFLTDNAIWSGRVADGRGDAPTQAVRAFNAALVRDSRFWTTIVPIRDGVAVALRL, encoded by the coding sequence ATGGTTGAGCAAGCGACCGATCTGTTTGCGAAAGTCCACCGGTATCTGGAGGAGATTGCGCCGCCGCGGCCGCCGGTGATGCGGGAAATGGAGGCCTACGCCGCCGAGCACGGGTTTCCCATTGTCGGCCCGCTGGTGGGGAGATTTCTCTACCAGCTGGCGATGCTGACCAAGGCGCGGCGGGTGATGGAACTGGGCTCGGGCTTCGGCTACAGCGCGTACTGGTTTTCGCTCGCGATGGGGGGGCGGGGGGAGATTGTGATGACCGATGCCGATCGCCGCAACAAGAGACGGGCGAATGACTATTTCATGCGCGCCGGGCTGGAGAGCCGGTTCGACTTCCAGGTCGGCAACGCCCTGCGGCTGCTCGAACGGCAGGACGGGCCGTTCGACATCGTTTTCAACGACGTCGACAAGGAGGATTATCCGCGGACGATCGAGCTGGCGGCGCCGCGCCTGCGCAAGGGCGGGTTGTTTCTGACCGACAACGCGATCTGGAGCGGTCGGGTGGCCGATGGCCGGGGCGACGCACCGACGCAGGCGGTGCGGGCTTTCAATGCCGCTCTCGTGCGCGACAGCCGGTTCTGGACCACCATCGTGCCGATCCGCGACGGCGTGGCGGTGGCGCTGCGCCTGTGA
- a CDS encoding Rieske (2Fe-2S) protein, producing MGRVSDLPPGRSLEKRVLARRIIVVNDAGIMRALEGDCKHMKASLASGPIEDGVITCRMHGWKYRLATGECLTNPAFRLKTYPVETEEGKIYVVVDHG from the coding sequence ATGGGGCGAGTCAGCGATCTGCCGCCCGGACGTTCCCTGGAGAAACGGGTGCTGGCGCGGCGGATCATCGTCGTGAACGATGCGGGGATCATGCGCGCGCTGGAAGGGGACTGCAAACACATGAAAGCTTCGCTGGCGAGCGGCCCGATCGAGGACGGGGTCATCACCTGCCGCATGCACGGGTGGAAATACCGGCTCGCGACCGGAGAGTGCTTGACCAACCCGGCGTTTCGGCTGAAGACTTATCCGGTCGAGACCGAAGAGGGAAAGATATACGTGGTAGTCGATCATGGTTGA
- the ccsA gene encoding cytochrome c biogenesis protein CcsA, which yields MAAFGEYCILAAAAAALLSAVLYALVWRGREDYRRAARAAFTLTALFLTGALLALLHLILTHDFRIAYVFSYSSTDLPLWYLVASLWGGQEGTFLLWIVFVAVLGLVLIASPRAREFEAGNLVFVNLFILSILFILLKKSPFEYLPVWRTEGNGLNPLLQNYWMTIHPPVMFVGFAAAVMPAAFAMTALVGRKYDTWAEAARPWTLFAWAALGAALVLGGYWAYETLGWGGFWAWDPVENSSFIPWIFLAAQIHALFIKRQRQGLMRFSLAIVLVTFWSVLYGTFLTRSGVLGDFSVHSFVDLGINNFLLGGLAGFIALGLSLLVWRWRDIRPGASFANVASRSYLVSLGVVVLFLGGLLTLAGTSAPLLTRLAGEPSAVGLSYYFATMTPVAAVVLLLLGLFPSFRWNHGLSRRWLLLGGGGAAAATAAGLWLSGTTGDPLYLALFAAATWALVSNGYALASSWRKGAVNPAYLAHIGLAAALIGAAVSAGFETKQTVRLPQGETVRAMGYDLTFVRTEPTAKGFDCRVEVAGAGAAFTAVLPHEFPRNMEGTMRKPHVEKFLGHDIYLSPLALEQPKGPEPGSYTLAKGESAAVDKYTLTFHEFALTSHSEGAVTEAGARITVAWAGGREEILPRLRVSGDEVAALPAPFDEGRGTVAITAVRPEDGAVAIKVAGAFVPPAEMAGETLTIELSEKPLINLFWLGTALVFGSGLWSMRERRRRRVTDAAGTGAAAKAAPGEISREISV from the coding sequence ATGGCAGCATTTGGCGAGTATTGCATCCTGGCCGCGGCCGCGGCCGCGTTGCTCTCGGCCGTCCTCTATGCCCTCGTGTGGCGGGGGCGCGAGGACTACCGGCGGGCGGCGCGGGCGGCCTTCACGCTGACGGCGCTGTTTCTGACCGGGGCGCTCCTGGCTCTGCTCCATCTGATTCTCACCCACGATTTCCGCATCGCCTACGTCTTCTCCTACTCCTCGACCGATCTCCCCCTCTGGTACCTTGTCGCTTCGCTGTGGGGCGGGCAGGAAGGGACGTTCTTGCTGTGGATCGTGTTCGTGGCGGTGCTCGGGCTGGTGCTGATCGCGAGCCCCAGGGCGCGGGAATTCGAGGCCGGGAATCTCGTCTTCGTGAATCTCTTCATTTTGTCGATTCTGTTCATTCTCCTGAAGAAGTCGCCCTTTGAGTATCTGCCGGTGTGGCGGACCGAGGGCAACGGGCTCAACCCGCTGCTGCAGAACTACTGGATGACGATTCATCCGCCGGTGATGTTCGTGGGGTTCGCGGCCGCGGTGATGCCGGCGGCGTTTGCGATGACTGCCCTGGTGGGGCGGAAGTACGATACCTGGGCGGAAGCGGCGCGGCCCTGGACGCTCTTTGCCTGGGCGGCCCTGGGAGCGGCGCTCGTCCTCGGCGGCTATTGGGCCTACGAGACGCTCGGCTGGGGGGGATTCTGGGCGTGGGACCCGGTCGAAAATTCGTCGTTCATTCCCTGGATTTTTCTCGCGGCCCAGATCCACGCCCTCTTCATCAAACGCCAGCGGCAGGGACTCATGCGCTTCTCCCTCGCCATCGTGCTGGTGACGTTCTGGTCGGTCCTCTACGGAACGTTCCTGACCCGGTCGGGAGTCCTGGGAGACTTCTCGGTGCACTCCTTCGTGGACCTCGGAATCAACAACTTCCTCCTCGGCGGGCTGGCGGGGTTCATCGCGCTCGGGTTGTCGCTGCTGGTCTGGCGCTGGCGGGACATCCGGCCGGGAGCGTCGTTTGCCAATGTCGCATCGCGCTCGTACCTCGTGTCGCTCGGCGTCGTTGTGCTGTTTCTCGGCGGACTGCTCACCCTGGCGGGGACGTCGGCGCCGCTGTTGACTCGGCTGGCCGGAGAGCCTTCGGCGGTGGGATTGTCGTACTACTTCGCGACCATGACGCCGGTGGCGGCAGTCGTGCTTCTGCTCCTGGGTCTGTTCCCGAGTTTTCGCTGGAACCACGGACTCTCGCGGCGGTGGCTCCTGCTGGGGGGCGGCGGCGCGGCGGCGGCCACGGCCGCCGGCTTGTGGCTGTCCGGGACGACGGGCGATCCGCTGTACCTCGCTCTCTTCGCCGCGGCGACCTGGGCGCTGGTTTCCAACGGCTACGCCCTGGCCTCGTCCTGGCGAAAAGGGGCAGTCAACCCCGCCTACCTCGCGCACATCGGCCTGGCGGCGGCACTGATCGGTGCGGCCGTCTCAGCCGGGTTCGAAACCAAGCAGACGGTCCGGCTGCCTCAGGGAGAAACGGTCCGCGCCATGGGGTACGATCTGACCTTCGTCCGCACGGAGCCGACCGCCAAAGGGTTTGACTGCCGTGTCGAGGTGGCCGGGGCTGGGGCGGCGTTCACCGCCGTGCTGCCGCACGAGTTCCCGCGCAACATGGAAGGGACGATGCGCAAACCGCACGTGGAGAAATTCCTCGGGCACGACATCTACCTGTCGCCGTTGGCTCTCGAACAGCCGAAGGGACCGGAGCCGGGGTCGTATACGCTGGCCAAAGGGGAGTCGGCCGCGGTGGACAAATATACACTGACCTTTCACGAATTCGCCCTCACCAGCCACAGCGAGGGGGCGGTGACCGAAGCGGGAGCGCGCATCACGGTGGCCTGGGCCGGCGGCCGCGAAGAAATCCTGCCGCGGCTGCGCGTGAGCGGCGACGAGGTGGCGGCCCTCCCGGCGCCATTTGACGAGGGGCGGGGGACGGTGGCCATTACCGCGGTGCGGCCCGAGGACGGTGCGGTGGCGATCAAGGTGGCCGGCGCTTTTGTGCCGCCGGCGGAGATGGCGGGGGAGACGCTCACGATCGAACTGTCAGAAAAACCGCTCATCAACCTGTTCTGGCTCGGAACCGCGCTCGTGTTCGGGTCGGGGTTGTGGTCGATGCGGGAGAGAAGACGTCGCCGCGTGACCGATGCCGCAGGGACCGGCGCGGCCGCCAAAGCGGCGCCGGGGGAGATTTCGCGAGAAATATCCGTTTGA
- the ispH gene encoding 4-hydroxy-3-methylbut-2-enyl diphosphate reductase produces MLKKIHIARHHGFCMGVKRAIQIAEETAQRAAGPVTILNEIVHNDAVVAKFRAQGVGQAFAVDDVDGGTLIISAHGVAPAVKEAARNRGLNLVDATCPLVERIYIILDKIVKNGYHVIHWGERDHDETRGVVGHAPGHITVVSSREELLALPEWADRRLGLTVQTTAHMDDVAAVEELAREKWPHIEVFNTICNATTQRQNAVMDLAPQVDMVLVVGSASSANSNRLARIANAICGRGILIASAADIRDEWFAEETDIAQVGVTAGASTPDFLVEEVIRRLVEISGGTAEVIKPERRRRRGSDEAALD; encoded by the coding sequence ATGCTGAAGAAAATACACATCGCGCGGCACCACGGGTTCTGCATGGGGGTCAAGCGGGCGATCCAGATCGCCGAGGAGACGGCGCAGCGGGCGGCGGGCCCGGTGACCATCCTCAACGAGATCGTGCACAACGACGCCGTGGTGGCGAAATTCCGCGCCCAGGGCGTGGGCCAGGCCTTCGCCGTGGACGACGTGGACGGCGGCACGCTCATCATCTCGGCCCACGGCGTGGCCCCGGCGGTGAAAGAGGCCGCGCGGAACCGCGGGCTCAACCTCGTCGACGCCACCTGCCCGCTCGTGGAGCGGATCTACATCATTCTCGACAAGATCGTCAAGAACGGCTACCACGTCATCCACTGGGGGGAGAGGGATCACGATGAGACGCGCGGGGTGGTCGGACACGCCCCCGGGCACATCACCGTCGTGTCCTCGCGGGAGGAACTGCTCGCCCTTCCCGAATGGGCCGACCGCCGGCTGGGGCTGACGGTGCAGACGACGGCGCACATGGACGACGTAGCGGCGGTCGAAGAGCTGGCGCGGGAGAAGTGGCCCCACATTGAGGTTTTCAACACGATCTGCAACGCGACCACGCAGCGGCAGAACGCGGTGATGGATCTCGCGCCGCAGGTGGACATGGTGCTGGTCGTGGGGTCGGCGAGCTCGGCCAACTCCAACCGGCTCGCGCGGATCGCCAACGCGATCTGCGGGCGGGGGATTCTGATTGCCTCGGCGGCCGACATCCGGGATGAGTGGTTTGCCGAAGAGACCGACATCGCGCAGGTGGGGGTGACCGCGGGGGCGTCGACGCCCGACTTCCTCGTCGAGGAGGTGATCCGGCGGCTCGTCGAAATTTCCGGCGGGACGGCCGAAGTGATCAAGCCGGAGCGGCGCCGGCGGCGGGGGAGCGACGAGGCGGCGCTCGACTAG
- the lipA gene encoding lipoyl synthase, which translates to MQKVFFTQSVGDRSAHAPSPQAPPRRERAMVPGVRLPRWMKTRAGYSPNYDRIKNLLVAHGLHTVCQEAACPNIRECWEGGTATFMILGKYCTRGCNFCDVQKALPTGLDEDEPNRVAAAVAQLNLKQVVITSVTRDDLPDGGASIFARTIEALRRQDSDVKVEFLIPDFRGNLDALAVVLASGVDVLAHNVETVQRLYKRVRPGMKLDRSLEILRTADRYRPRPVVKTGFMVGLGETGEEIRELLEQIYAAGCDIVTIGQYLRPSPHHLPIERFYAPEEFAEMAALGRAIGFGHVEAGPLVRSSYKAFEQSRRLLEQSC; encoded by the coding sequence ATGCAAAAAGTCTTTTTTACCCAGTCGGTCGGCGACCGCTCAGCCCACGCGCCGTCGCCCCAGGCCCCTCCCCGGCGGGAGCGGGCGATGGTGCCGGGAGTGCGGCTGCCGCGGTGGATGAAGACGCGGGCCGGCTATTCGCCCAACTATGACCGGATCAAGAACCTGCTGGTCGCCCACGGGCTCCACACGGTCTGCCAGGAGGCGGCCTGTCCCAATATCAGGGAGTGCTGGGAGGGAGGGACGGCCACCTTCATGATCCTGGGGAAGTACTGCACGCGCGGGTGCAACTTCTGCGATGTGCAGAAAGCGCTCCCGACGGGGCTGGACGAAGACGAGCCGAACCGGGTGGCGGCGGCGGTCGCCCAGCTCAATCTGAAACAAGTCGTGATCACCTCGGTCACGCGAGATGACCTGCCGGATGGAGGCGCCTCTATTTTTGCCCGGACTATAGAGGCCCTCCGAAGGCAGGATTCTGACGTCAAGGTCGAGTTCCTCATACCTGATTTTCGCGGCAATCTCGACGCCCTCGCGGTCGTGCTGGCCAGCGGCGTCGACGTGCTCGCGCACAACGTCGAAACCGTGCAGCGGCTGTACAAGCGGGTGCGGCCGGGGATGAAACTGGACCGGTCGCTGGAGATCCTCCGGACCGCCGACCGCTACCGCCCGCGGCCGGTGGTGAAGACCGGGTTCATGGTCGGCCTGGGCGAAACGGGGGAGGAGATCCGGGAACTGCTGGAGCAGATCTACGCGGCCGGGTGCGACATCGTGACGATCGGCCAGTACCTGCGGCCCTCGCCCCACCATCTGCCGATCGAGCGCTTCTACGCGCCGGAGGAGTTTGCCGAGATGGCCGCGCTGGGGCGGGCCATCGGGTTCGGGCACGTCGAGGCCGGACCGCTCGTGCGCAGCTCGTACAAGGCTTTCGAGCAGTCCCGGCGCCTGCTGGAGCAATCATGCTGA
- the pdxT gene encoding pyridoxal 5'-phosphate synthase glutaminase subunit PdxT, with protein sequence MSEYGKLTVGVLALQGDFERHLYQLRRVGAKAREVRRPADLEGLDGLIMPGGESTTMNILMDRFALREPLRAFAQTRPVWGTCAGMIMAAREIEDNQAGVRPLGLIDITVVRNGYGRQVFSFEAHLAARLGPAATALAATFIRAPRVTRVGPGVTALAEYRGAPVLVAAGRVLASSFHTELGEDTTLVEYFLRKYLLRTAAANIYS encoded by the coding sequence ATGAGTGAATACGGCAAACTGACAGTCGGCGTGCTGGCGCTCCAGGGGGATTTCGAGCGCCATTTGTACCAGCTCCGGCGGGTCGGGGCGAAAGCGCGGGAAGTGCGGAGACCGGCCGACCTCGAGGGGCTGGACGGGCTGATCATGCCGGGCGGCGAGTCAACCACGATGAACATTCTCATGGACCGGTTTGCGTTGCGTGAGCCGCTGCGCGCGTTCGCACAGACGAGGCCGGTGTGGGGCACCTGCGCGGGAATGATCATGGCGGCGCGGGAAATCGAGGACAACCAGGCCGGGGTGCGGCCGCTCGGGCTCATCGATATCACGGTCGTGCGCAACGGCTACGGGCGGCAGGTCTTCTCGTTCGAGGCGCACCTGGCGGCGCGCCTGGGCCCGGCCGCGACGGCGCTGGCGGCCACCTTTATTCGGGCGCCCCGCGTGACCCGGGTCGGGCCGGGGGTGACCGCCCTGGCCGAGTACCGGGGGGCGCCGGTCCTGGTGGCGGCCGGGCGGGTGCTGGCGAGCTCGTTCCACACCGAGCTGGGGGAAGACACGACGTTGGTGGAATATTTCCTGCGAAAATACTTGTTGCGAACGGCCGCCGCTAATATATATTCGTAG
- a CDS encoding class II glutamine amidotransferase, with protein sequence MTRPPRPPSAILRLLPVLLWCGLVLAALPEMPRAPGRPADRSHNCRLWGIAGETPRGSALREQLLGGAASIDSLSRFDRDGWGLAYYPSAAGGGGGGSAPVCVVERSAAAAIDDPRYDTAAAALIYAAPPIALAHIRRCSSGLCGIPDPHPFRREKGGRTWLLAHNGTIGKAVLLDLIRPDYLAANPPQYGSNAAEWIDSDLYQIFLLQCLEDYAFAVKPALGAAVERLRAAIAAPQLNFLLSDGAALWAYAEGNTLCYAAEAGDSAFAAVMSQPPTVSGEGWTWLTDGDLVTLEPGAAPLVERIEQYFDGTGADGEPPALPRAMALEQNYPNPFNASTVIAFELPARAAVRLAVCSALGRHVATLADGVRGAGRHEVRWDGRDDSGKPVASGVYLCRLEGAGRSAVRKMIVLK encoded by the coding sequence ATGACACGCCCGCCGCGACCGCCCTCGGCTATTCTCCGTCTTCTTCCGGTCCTGCTCTGGTGCGGGCTGGTGCTCGCGGCGCTGCCGGAAATGCCGCGCGCGCCGGGTCGGCCGGCCGACCGCAGCCACAACTGCCGCCTCTGGGGGATCGCGGGGGAGACGCCGCGGGGGAGCGCGCTCCGGGAACAGCTCCTCGGCGGCGCGGCCTCGATCGACAGCCTGAGCCGGTTTGACCGCGACGGGTGGGGGTTGGCGTACTACCCATCGGCGGCGGGCGGCGGCGGGGGCGGGTCGGCGCCGGTTTGCGTGGTCGAGCGCTCAGCCGCCGCGGCCATCGACGATCCGCGCTACGACACGGCGGCGGCGGCGCTGATCTATGCGGCCCCGCCCATCGCCCTTGCCCATATCCGGCGGTGCTCCTCCGGGCTGTGCGGAATCCCCGATCCGCATCCGTTCCGTCGCGAAAAGGGCGGCCGCACGTGGCTTCTGGCCCACAACGGGACGATCGGCAAGGCGGTGCTCCTTGACCTGATCCGCCCGGACTACCTGGCGGCCAACCCACCGCAGTACGGGAGCAACGCGGCCGAGTGGATCGACTCCGATCTCTACCAGATTTTCCTTCTGCAATGCCTCGAGGACTACGCTTTCGCGGTCAAGCCGGCGCTCGGGGCGGCGGTGGAACGGCTGCGTGCGGCGATCGCGGCGCCGCAGTTGAATTTTCTGCTCAGCGACGGCGCCGCACTCTGGGCCTACGCCGAGGGGAACACGCTCTGCTACGCCGCCGAGGCCGGGGACTCGGCCTTTGCGGCGGTGATGTCGCAGCCGCCGACGGTCTCGGGGGAGGGTTGGACGTGGCTGACCGACGGCGACCTGGTGACGCTCGAACCGGGGGCCGCGCCCCTGGTGGAGCGGATCGAGCAGTACTTCGACGGCACGGGGGCGGACGGCGAGCCGCCTGCCCTGCCGCGGGCGATGGCGCTCGAGCAGAACTACCCGAACCCGTTTAACGCTTCGACCGTGATCGCCTTCGAGTTGCCCGCGCGCGCGGCGGTGCGGCTGGCTGTTTGCAGCGCACTCGGCCGCCATGTCGCAACTTTGGCCGACGGCGTCCGGGGGGCGGGACGGCACGAGGTGCGCTGGGATGGACGGGACGACAGCGGCAAGCCGGTCGCCAGCGGCGTTTACCTCTGCCGCCTCGAAGGGGCAGGACGGTCGGCCGTGCGAAAGATGATCGTTCTCAAATAG
- a CDS encoding RNA-binding transcriptional accessory protein — MNDPHVDTVARELGLRPSQVEAAVRLLDDDATIPFIARYRKEATDSLDEVAIASIRDRVTQLRELDKRRAAIVKSLDERGLLTPELEARLAAAATMAVLEDLYLPYRPKRRTRAAIARERGLEPLAELLFAQDALDPAAEAGAFVDPAKDVATAADALAGARDIIAEWVNEDADARARLRALFARAATIRSHVIAGRETEGAKFADYFDWEEPAAKAPSHRYLAIRRGETEGVLSVRLLPPEASALAILETIFLMADNPAAEQVREAVHDSYKRLLAPALETELRATLKERADAEAVRVFADNLRELLMAPPLGRKAVLAIDPGFRTGCKVVALDRQGKLLDHLAVFPHSSDAERRDAAVEIKALCARHRISVIAIGNGTAGRETEAFVREIGLPAHVSVEMVNESGASVYSASAVAREEFPEHDVTVRGAVSIGRRLMDPLAELVKIDPQAIGVGQYQHDVDPGMLRRSLDDTVMSCVNSVGVEVNTASRELLAYVSGLGPSLAQNIVAYRDEHGPFRSRRAFARVPRLGPKAFEQAAGFLRIADADNPLDRSAVHPESYPIVERMAADLGCTVSDLMAREDLRRRLRLEDYCSAAVGLPTLTDIMAELAKPGRDPRGAWEPFHFDDAVRTLEDLKVGMQLPGIVTNVTAFGAFVDIGVHQDGLVHRSELADRWVRNPAEIVKVHQRVRVTVLDVDLARRRIALSLRR; from the coding sequence ATGAACGATCCGCATGTCGACACTGTCGCCCGCGAACTCGGCCTCCGGCCCTCTCAGGTCGAGGCCGCCGTGCGCCTGCTCGACGACGACGCGACTATCCCGTTCATCGCCCGCTACCGCAAGGAGGCCACGGACAGTCTCGATGAAGTCGCGATCGCTTCGATTCGCGACCGGGTCACGCAATTGCGCGAGCTGGACAAGCGGCGCGCGGCGATCGTCAAATCGCTCGACGAACGCGGTCTCCTCACGCCCGAACTCGAAGCCCGCCTGGCCGCGGCCGCGACCATGGCGGTGCTTGAGGACCTCTACCTTCCCTACCGGCCGAAACGCCGCACCCGCGCCGCCATAGCCCGCGAGCGCGGCCTCGAGCCGCTGGCGGAACTGCTCTTCGCCCAGGACGCCCTCGATCCGGCGGCCGAGGCCGGGGCCTTTGTCGACCCCGCGAAAGACGTCGCAACCGCCGCCGACGCCCTCGCGGGGGCCCGCGACATCATCGCCGAGTGGGTGAATGAGGACGCCGATGCCCGCGCCCGCCTCCGCGCACTCTTCGCGCGCGCGGCGACGATCCGCTCGCACGTCATCGCCGGCCGGGAAACCGAGGGGGCCAAATTCGCCGACTATTTCGACTGGGAGGAACCCGCCGCCAAAGCCCCGTCGCACCGCTACCTCGCCATCCGCCGGGGGGAGACCGAGGGCGTCCTCTCGGTGCGCCTGCTTCCCCCCGAGGCTTCCGCGCTCGCCATCCTCGAAACGATCTTCCTCATGGCCGACAATCCCGCGGCCGAGCAGGTACGCGAGGCGGTGCACGACTCCTACAAGCGTCTCCTTGCCCCCGCTCTGGAGACTGAGCTGCGCGCTACCCTCAAAGAGCGCGCCGACGCCGAGGCGGTCCGCGTCTTCGCCGACAACCTCCGCGAACTGCTGATGGCTCCGCCTCTCGGGCGCAAGGCGGTGCTCGCTATCGACCCCGGCTTTCGCACCGGCTGCAAAGTCGTCGCCCTCGACCGCCAGGGCAAACTCCTCGACCACCTCGCCGTCTTCCCGCACAGCTCCGACGCGGAGCGCCGCGATGCGGCAGTCGAGATCAAGGCCCTCTGCGCCCGGCACCGGATCAGCGTGATCGCGATCGGCAACGGCACCGCCGGCCGCGAGACCGAAGCCTTCGTCCGCGAGATCGGCCTGCCCGCCCATGTCTCGGTCGAGATGGTCAACGAATCGGGGGCCTCGGTGTACTCCGCCTCGGCGGTCGCCCGCGAGGAGTTTCCTGAGCACGATGTCACCGTGCGCGGCGCGGTGTCGATCGGCCGCCGCCTCATGGACCCGCTGGCCGAGCTCGTGAAGATCGACCCGCAGGCGATCGGGGTGGGGCAGTACCAGCACGATGTCGACCCGGGGATGCTCCGGCGGAGCCTCGACGACACCGTGATGAGTTGCGTGAACTCGGTCGGCGTCGAGGTCAACACCGCCAGCCGGGAGCTGCTCGCGTACGTATCCGGCCTTGGTCCGTCGCTGGCCCAGAACATTGTCGCGTATCGGGACGAGCACGGCCCGTTCCGGTCGCGCCGGGCTTTCGCCCGCGTCCCCCGGCTCGGGCCGAAAGCTTTCGAGCAGGCGGCCGGGTTTCTGCGGATCGCCGACGCCGACAACCCGCTCGACCGCAGCGCCGTCCACCCCGAGAGCTACCCCATCGTCGAACGCATGGCCGCCGACCTCGGCTGTACGGTGAGCGACCTGATGGCCCGCGAGGACCTCCGCCGGCGCCTCCGCCTCGAGGACTACTGCTCGGCCGCCGTGGGACTGCCCACTCTCACCGACATCATGGCCGAGCTGGCCAAACCCGGCCGCGACCCGCGCGGCGCCTGGGAACCGTTCCACTTCGACGATGCCGTCCGCACCCTCGAGGATCTGAAAGTCGGGATGCAGCTTCCCGGCATCGTCACCAACGTCACCGCCTTCGGCGCCTTTGTCGACATCGGCGTGCACCAGGACGGCCTGGTGCACCGGAGCGAGCTGGCCGACCGCTGGGTGCGCAACCCCGCCGAAATCGTCAAAGTCCACCAGCGCGTCAGAGTGACTGTCCTCGACGTCGACCTCGCACGCCGCCGCATCGCTCTCTCGCTGCGCCGCTAG